Genomic segment of Vulpes lagopus strain Blue_001 chromosome 7, ASM1834538v1, whole genome shotgun sequence:
AGACACCCAAACTGCAGCCGTGGCCAGGCCCAGGTCACTTGGGTGACCCCATCACTCACCAGTCCCAGAGGTGAAGCCAGGCTGCTGGAAGTTGTAGTTCTTGATTTCACTGTACCATCTATCAGCCACCTCCTTTCCTGTATGGAAAAGACAGTTTCAATCTCAGCAGCAAAATCAGCAACCCACTCACTACTCCTTCCGCCTTCTCCCATTAACCCTAAACCACCCACCCTACAGTTAGACGGCTGGTAAAGCACCAGCGAGCTGAAACAGGATCTCCTGCCCAGGAGCGTATCCAGGCTGAAGAGAGAGTCTTGTTGGGGATCAGGAAGGGACCCGGCCTGGGGTTGGGGCACCTGCCCTGCCACTAACTTGCTCTGTAATCCTGGGCAAGGCCTTCCCTTCTCGGGCCTCTGTACACGGGTTGAATACAATGTACTCCAAGAGCTTCTAATGATGCTCTGGGTGTTCCAGAGACTCCGCCCTCATCCCACCCACGGGTCTATCTCCTGAAACATCCACATGAGGAAAGGCAATCGGGCTGGTGGGCCAGGGTCTCCACGGCAGGCAGAGGGGTCCCCACTGGGAACATCTGCAGGCCCAGCTAGTGCTGCTAGGAGAAAACCCACAGCACTTCCCTGGGAGCTGTGGACCTTAAGGCCACAGCAGGAAGTCTTGCTCTTAACTTTGATATGTACATAAATCACCTGGGGTGCaggttaaaattcagattctgacTTCCCAGGTccaagtctgcatttctaacaagttcctagaAGCTGCTGCTTCCAGCTGTGGGCCTCACCTGGGGAGCACTGAAACGTGGCTGAGGCCTGGGGCCTGCCACAGACCTATCAGTGTTCTGGAGAGTCCCAGGCCTTGGTCTTTTGTAAAAGCGCTGCAAAAGATCCCAATGTGCAGCCCCGGGGGATAAAGAGCCTCCCGGGACAGAGGTGGGGGAAACCGGGGCCACAGAGGGTGGCGACTGGCCCAgggctccacagagggagccaATGCAAGGCTGGGGCCCACCACTGCCACCGCCTGCCTGTTCCcacccctgcagggaacctgctccccGTGTTCccacccctgcagggagcctgctccccccAGGCCCAAGCGTGGCAGGGAAAGGAGGCcgcaggcgggggtggggtgggggtccccCGCCTTCCTCAGGAGCACGCGCACACCCGCACACCCCTCCTGCAGGCCTGCAGGCACTCCCCAGGGAACCCCCAGGAATGTCAGGCCCAGCAGGGAGGGAATAGTCATCCTCCCGCTGGGGTCTGGAGAAGCTTCAGAGGGCAAAGTAGCTCTCTCCAGCATTTTTCCTAAAAAGCCACGACAGCACGGCCAGAGCCAGGAAGCTCAAGAATGTTTGGTCAGTGTGGCGGGATCACCACTCTAGGCTGCGACCTTGGATGGAGGGATTGATggtctttctcactttctttttttctaacacGGAAAAAACTcaattgcatttttctgatgataagTTAATACAcctacacttttaaaaaagaaagcaaaatgtgaAGAAAGGAAAACCGTAGCTGGCCATACTCCAGAGGCCCCAGGATCAGAATGAAACTGCACAGAAAGGGAACCAGAAATGATGtgtctcccccgcccccactcctCAGCTGGGAGCTCTTCGAAAGGGGAGGGCCGGGCAGTCTGACTCATCTCTGTGTCCCTGGCACCCAGCACAGGCCTGGCCCTGAGCCAGCCATCGGGGACACTGTGGCAAACTGCCGCCAGCCCCTGGGAGCACACACAGAGAGCTCTGGGGCTCTTTTCCTTCCTGGGCCTAAGCACTAAAGCTGCACTGAGGAGGGTGCTGGGGCCAGCGGGGGCCAGAATGGAAGATGCCCCGGGCCTGGCTcaggcccaggggagggggctgagAAAGCGACCTACCTGTCTGATCGTAGGAGGCCCATGCCAGGTTCTCTCCGCATTGGCCACGACTGGACTCCGGGCTGTGCTTGAGGATCCTCGTGCTGGCCAGGGCCTCTGAATACCTGCCAGAGTCCATGCGCTGCCTCAGAGCAGGGCCGGCCCCGGGAAGCCCCAGAGTACAGCCCTCAACTGCTGCGCCTGAGCTCCTTCCCTGCCCCGGGCTGGTGTGGGAACCACGAGCATCGCGCCAGATCTCTTCTGAGCCCCCACAATAGCCCCCTTTTACAgaggagcaaactgaggctcagggtggTAAGTGGCACAAGGGTTATTCAAGCCCGGCTGTCTCTGCGCCCCCAAACCCACACCCTTCTAGCTACCCCAGTGCCCCTCCATGACTGCAGCAACAGCACCACGAAGGGCCAGAGTCACCCGGGGCTCTGGGGGACTCACTGCTGAGCCTCCCGGTTGAGCTTCTTGCAGAGCTTCAGTGGGGGGACGCCATGCTTCTGCCGGTACTCGTTGTGGGCCTTCAGGACCTCGTTATTAAACTGCTTGGAAGCTGTAATCATTTCAAAATGGAGAAAGTCTCAGTGCAGAGAAAAGACCCACCAGAAAAAGGGATGATGACAGGCTTCAGAGTGATGCCCAGCTCAACCCTCAGAATATGGCAGTGGAGGGGAGCAGGGTAGGGGGTCAGCTGGGCCcagggaggtgaggaggagggagaggctgtGCCCAACTGGGCTGTGCTCTCAGAAAGGACACAGTAAAGAGGCTAGAGCAGGGAGAGAGTAAGAGGGCAGTGGCAAGGTCAACAGCGGACAGAAGTCACCCCAGTTTGGGACTGAAATGGAACCCCCTCCGTCCCAcactctccctccatctccccaccccttcctcatCCGTCATCATCTGTTCATTCATCATCTGTTCAGCAGCAGCCAGCCACCCATCACCCACCCATCTGTTCCACTGCTCTCTGAGGGCCTCCTCCACGTGGGGTCCTGTGTTGGGTGAGAGGTCCAGAGATAAAGCCACCTTGTCCTGCCCTCAGAGGGCTCACAAACAGAAGCAAGGCAGCCTAGTAAACAGATACTGGCAAACAGGGAGCGCCAGGGCCAAGGTACACATGAGCACAGGTCAAGAGAAACTTGGAGAAAAGTAACCTACCATGGGCTGGGGGATCGGGAAGGTGGCCCCTGATTTGAGGCCCCAAAGTCACCCATGCAGGAGCCAGTCAGGCTGACTGCGAGGGCACTGAGCACCAGCCTTAGGAATCTAGGGGGTGCCACTCTGTGAAATGGAGGGGAGTTGGTGGGTCATGATTGAGAGCCATGGGGGCCCTCACACTGAGCCAGTCTCATCTGGCAGGGGCCTCTCCCTGAGGCTTGGCCATGGGCAGTGAAGGTGCAAAGTGTAGGGTGAACCAAGTGCCACCCCTCCCCTACCACAGGTCATTCACCAGTGacctttcctctcctctgctctttgCATCCCAGAGGCTGAGGCTAAGATGAACCAGAGACTGACAGGGAGTCagtcttcttcccttccctgggcCAGCTTCCCCATATCTCCTGGGGTTTCCAATCAAATCCCACTGGGTCTGTGAGGAGATGCAGGAGAAGGAAGTCCCAGGGCACCCCTTCAGGGAGCTCTGGGCTAAATGTGGCCCATGAGAGGTGAGGTGACTGCAGGTCACGCCCATGGTAGGTGGCAGTTGAGATGCCCAACAGGGTTCCAATCATCTGAAGAGTTAGGACTCTGGGGCCCAGCAGGGCACTTAGTGAGGTCCAGTCATAGCAATGTGGTGGGGGGCAGTGAACCCCTGGATTTGGGAGGTTGTGGCTAACATGCAGaaacaggggtggggtggtggaaACACTGTGAATGTAGGGGTGATGGGAATGTGTGCGAGACAGAGGCGGAGCTGCCACCCAAACCCTTTAAGTCTTTGCGGCCAAGAGAGGAGCCAAACCCTTGTTGGCCTGAAAGATAAAGATTTCAGGCttatgggagggaggaggaaaagggaaggtACTGTTTAATGGGCAGGGTTTCAGAGTTTCAACACGGgaagttctggagatctgctgGACGACAAGGTGAATATAcctaacactactgaactgtatgctctaagatggtaaattttagcTCCTGTGGTTTTTatcacaataataaaaaggatttgGGGTTTAGTATGTTAATGTGGTATTTGGGGAACGGAGTCACAGAGGTTCTTAAAGACTGTctcaggtggggatccctgggtggctcagtggtttagcgcctgcattcagcccagggcgtgatcctggagtccttggatggagtcccacgtcaggctccttgcatggagcctgcttctccctctgcctgtgtctctgcctctctctctgtgtctctcatgaataaataaataaaatcttaaaaaaaaaaaaagactgtctcaGGTGTAAGCCATAGCCACTGGTGGGAACCTGAGGGGTTCTTGGTGATGATATGCAAAAGAGTCAGCAGGTAGAGTGGCCGCCAGAAACCCACCAGCTCGCGGGCAATGCACTGCTTGTCCTGCATGAGCCAGTATCCAGCGGCAGAGCTTCCTGGGGCCTGGCCCCCGCCTTGTCTGAGAGGTGGCAACCATCTGAAGTGTGTCCAGAAGTAGTGACTAGGTGGAGAAGGGGCTAGAAATGGGGGTTTTATAAGGAATGTTTGCAAGTACTAGGTCTGTTCGTCCTAGAGATAGGACTTTGGAAGACACAGAGGCCTCTGATGAACTCTGGGTCTCCATAGGGCAAAGTTGGGGGCAATGGGTGGGAAGGGCAGGATGACAGATTTTGGCTCAGCCTAAGAAAGATCTTTCAATCAAAGCTTTCCAAAAATTGGGggacccccaggtggctcagcggtttagcacctgccttcggcccagggcgtgatcctggagacccgggatcaagtcccacgtcgggcttcctgcatggagcctgcttctctctctgcctgtgtctctgcctcgctctctctctgtgtctctcatgaataaataaataaaatcttaagaaaaaaaaaaaggaaaaaagctttCCAAAAATTGAAAGAGTGACTTCACAAGGTAATGAGCTCTCCAGACTGGGTGAATACAAGCAAGTGACTCTTCTCAAAAGGATTCAGGCACTGGAGGCCAGTCAGATGATGTTAAAGTCCCTTCATTTCTGAGATCCCATAAAGTCCTATCAGGGTGGGGTGAGAGGAGACAAGGGAATGGATGACCTCGGACTTCCAAGGAGTTCATAGCTTCTTTAAGGAGATGGAGGGATCACAACAGGTGTATGTGTCTGTGCAGGGGCAGGTGTGAGTGCACACAGTCAAGGTGGCAGAGGGTCCCCATCTGAGGGACAGGCTTGGCTAGGCCCACGCTAATGTCCC
This window contains:
- the GLIPR2 gene encoding Golgi-associated plant pathogenesis-related protein 1 isoform X1, translated to MGKSASKQFNNEVLKAHNEYRQKHGVPPLKLCKKLNREAQQYSEALASTRILKHSPESSRGQCGENLAWASYDQTGKEVADRWYSEIKNYNFQQPGFTSGTGHFTAMVWKNTKKMGVGKASASDGSSFVVARYFPAGNVVNQGFFEENVLPPKK